The following coding sequences lie in one Musa acuminata AAA Group cultivar baxijiao chromosome BXJ3-1, Cavendish_Baxijiao_AAA, whole genome shotgun sequence genomic window:
- the LOC135628381 gene encoding probable rhamnogalacturonate lyase B, giving the protein MEVIDKEDSRGYWDLVWNPSDRDSGIYQKVYGTEFEVLKGDANHVEVSFRTQWDPSNRGKLVPLNIDKRFVMLQGSSGFYTYAIYEHLQGLPDVNLGETRVVFKLRKDKFHYMAIADNRQRIMPMPDDRGEGRSEKLGYPEAVRLTDPINATLRGEVDDKYQYSCDNKDSMVHGWISSDPSVGFWVITPSNEFKSGGPVKQDLTSHVGPTALSMFVSSHYSGVDTVPKFRNGEYWKKVFGPVFIYLNSAPDKSDPKLLWEDAKKQMQVEVGKWPYEFPASEDFHKSEKRGSVSGRLRVVDKYINKEYINGNSAFVGLASPGEAGSWQRESKGYQFWVRADVDGNFVIKNVRTGVYNLYAWVPGFIGDYKSSVNITVTSGNHINLGNLVYNPPRDGPTLWEIGIPDRSAAEFFVPDPDPKYTNRLYVHHPDRFRQYGLWERYADLYPVGDLNYTIGVSDYRKDWFYAQVTRKDGRGSYQATTWQIRFRLDSVRRNGPYKLRVALAASHLSELQVRFNNPRVQPAHFTTGLIGRDNSIARHGIHGLYWLFSIDVESSWLLEGDNIIFLTQTRGQSPFNGVMYDYIRMEAPAGTVASTDDVA; this is encoded by the exons ATGGAAGTTATCGACAAAGAAGACAGTAGAGG GTATTGGGATCTTGTTTGGAATCCATCAGATCGAGATTCTGGCATATATCAGAA AGTATACGGAACAGAATTTGAAGTATTGAAGGGAGATGCAAACCATGTTGAGGTCTCTTTCAGAACACAATGGGATCCCTCCAACCGAGGCAAGCTTGTGCCTTTAAACATCGACAAAAG GTTTGTAATGTTGCAAGGCAGCTCAGGCTTCTACACCTACGCCATATATGAACACCTTCAAGGCTTGCCTGACGTCAATCTAGGAGAGACCAGGGTGGTTTTCAAGCTTAGAAAGGACAA GTTTCACTACATGGCCATTGCAGACAACAGGCAAAGAATCATGCCAATGCCTGATGATCGCGGGGAAGGAAGGTCAGAAAAGTTAGGATACCCTGAAGCAGTCCGACTCACTGATCCAATCAATGCAACCTTGAGAGGGGAG GTGGATGACAAATACCAGTATTCCTGTGATAACAAGGACAGTATGGTGCATGGATGGATTTCTTCTGATCCTTCCGTAGGGTTTTGGGTGATCACCCCAAGTAATGAGTTTAAGTCAGGAGGGCCTGTGAAGCAGGATCTGACATCTCATGTTGGTCCTACCGCCCTTTCT ATGTTCGTGAGCTCTCATTACTCCGGGGTGGACACTGTGCCTAAATTCAGGAACGGAGAATACTGGAAGAAGGTGTTTGGTCCTGTGTTCATATATCTTAATTCTGCTCCGGACAAATCGGATCCAAAGCTTCTCTGGGAAGACGCCAAGAAGCAG ATGCAGGTTGAAGTGGGGAAGTGGCCGTACGAGTTTCCTGCTTCAGAGGACTTCCACAAGAGCGAGAAGAGAGGCTCTGTTTCTGGTAGACTACGTGTTGTAGACAA GTACATCAATAAGGAATACATAAATGGGAATTCTGCTTTTGTTGGTTTGGCTTCACCAGGAGAAGCAGGATCTTGGCAGAGAGAAAGCAAG GGATATCAGTTCTGGGTGAGAGCAGACGTTGACGGCAACTTCGTCATCAAGAACGTAAGAACTGGAGTGTACAACCTTTACGCATGGGTTCCTGGTTTCATTGGGGACTACAAATCTAGTGTAAACATAACCGTGACGTCAG GAAATCACATCAATCTGGGTAACCTTGTGTATAATCCTCCAAGAGATGGGCCAACCTTGTGGGAGATCGGCATTCCCGATCGCTCCGCCGCGGAGTTCTTCGTCCCAGATCCTGATCCTAAATATACCAACAGACTCTATGTGCATCATCCTGATAG GTTCAGGCAGTATGGGTTGTGGGAGAGATACGCAGATCTGTATCCTGTTGGGGATCTGAACTATACAATTGGTGTCAGTGACTACAGGAAAGACTGGTTCTACGCACAAGTTACCAG GAAGGATGGGCGGGGTTCCTATCAGGCAACTACATGGCAGATAAGGTTTCGACTCGATAGTGTGCGTCGGAATGGACCTTACAAGCTTCGAGTGGCGCTTGCGGCTTCCCATCTATCTGAGCTACAA GTTCGATTCAACAACCCAAGAGTGCAGCCTGCACACTTCACGACAGGGCTAATTGGGAGAGACAACTCGATCGCCCGACACGGAATCCATGGGTTGTACTGGTTGTTCAGCATCGATGTGGAGAGTAGTTGGCTTCTTGAAGGCGACAACATCATCTTCTTAACCCAGACGCGAGGCCAAAGCCCTTTTAATGGAGTCATGTACGATTACATCCGAATGGAAGCTCCCGCAGGCACTGTCGCAAGCACGGATGATGTTGCTTAA